GTTGGTCTCCTTCGGAACCAAGAGTGCGCAAGGACGCCCGCCAAGGCAAGTCAATTCATCGCGCTGAACTTTTTTGCAGCTGGGCCGTTCTCTGTGCCAACGGAGGATGGCGACAATGATGTTTGATTTGCGGGTTGTGGCGATCGCAGCGAGTTTGATCCTGGCGTCCATCACGGTGGCCGCGGCGGAGGGCGAAAAGGATCAACCCGCGAAGGCCACAACGGGCACCACAGCCACCACCGACACGACCGCAGCACGCCCCATCCGCGTCGTCCTCCCCGCCCCCTGGGAACCCGCCCCGGCCTCGTCAGGCGAACGAGCAATTGTTCAGAAATAAATCGCAGCCGTAGGTGGGGCAGCCACGCGGACTGCGCGCAGGGCAGACCGCCCGGTGTAACCCACCTCTTCTGTTGCCCGCGGATAGAGCCAGTGGTGGGTTACGCCGAGCAGATGCGCTTCGCGCATCTGCAGGGCTGACCCACCCTACGAGACCTTCGTTTAAGCCGCGCGCGTTTGCGGACCGGCGTTGATCTCCGTCAGGCACGCGTCGCTCTGATGGACGGCGAGAATGTTGATGCCGAGCGTCATCAATTGATAGCCATGGTCATCGAGCCATTGCTCGAGCTGGCGCAGATCCGTCTTGATCTTCTCGATCAGCAGGATCGGGCGATGTGCCCTGATCGTCTCACGCGCCCCGGCAAGCGCCTCCATCTCCATGCCCTCGATGTCGATCTTGACGAAATCGACGCGCGGCAGATTGAGCTCGTCCAGCGTCATCTTGCGAACGAGGACGGTGTTATCGGTATAGTCGATCGGCTGACCGATGAATTCGTTGCTGGGGCGCGGGCGCAGCTCCAGGCTGCCGAAGCTCGACGGCGTGAAATAGTTCGGATTGGGCACCTGCATCGTGCCCGGCTCCGACGACAGGGCCGCGTGCACGGCCAGCGCGTTGAAGCAGTTGTTGATCGCGATGTTGCCGGCCAGCGCGTAGTAGATCCGCTCCTGCGCCTCGATCGCGATCACCGAGCCCCAGCCGGTCATGGCGGATGCCCACTCGACCGTGTGAACGCCGATATTGGCGCCGCAGTCGATGGCGATCACGCCGTCGCCATGGTGCTTGCGCCGCAAGGCCAGCAGCTCCAGCGCGATCTTGACCTCGCCGGGATCGAACGCCGCGGCCTCCAGGATCTGATAGCCGACGCCATAACCGCGGTCAGGGCCGACCATGCGATAATCGAAGCGGTTGACGATCATGGTGCCATGGTTGGACGAGGCCATGACAAAGGCCAGCTTTTGCCCCGCGATCGGCATGGTGGAATCTCCTCGAGATGAGCGTGGATGCCATTATCCCAACGGGCGCTTATGCGAGGCTTGCCCCGATCCGTAGGGTGGGTTAGCCCTGCAGATGCGCGAAGCGCGTCTGCTCGGCGTAACCCACCACTCTGGGTTTCGCAGTGACAGAAGTGGTGGGTTACGCCTTCGGCTAACCCACCCGACGAAGCGGGCTACATCAAGCCGGCGCCCAACAGGAATCCCCCAATGTCAGTCCTCCGCATCTCCGCCTTCTCCGACGGCACCAGGGGCGGCAATCCCGCCGGCGTCTGGATCGGCGATGCCCTGCCCGATACCGCCGACATGCAGGCGATCGCGGCTGAGGTCGGCTTCTCCGAGACCGCTTTCGCCGCGCCCGAGGCTGACGCCTGGCGCGTCCGCTATTTCTCGCCTGCCATGGAGGTGCCGTTCTGCGGCCATGCCACCATCGCGCTCGGCGCCGCGCTCGCGCATCGCTTTGGCGAACGGACCTTCAAGCTGCATCTGAACGATGCGGTCATCTCCGTGTCGGGCCAGCGCGACGGCAGCACCATCGCAGCCGCGCTGCAATCGCCGCCGACGCGCAGTGCGCCGCTCGATGCCGGCTTGCGCGATGAATTGCTCAACCTGTTCGGCTACGCCAGCAGCGATCTCGACCCGAGACTTCCGCCGGCGAAAATTCATGGCGGCGCCGATCATGTCCTCCTCGGCTTGCAATCGCGTGAAGCGCTGGCACGCATGGCCTATGATTTCGACCGCGGCCGCGCGCTGATGGCGCGCGAAGGCCTCATCACCATCGCGCTGGTCAGCGTGGAAACGCCGCGGCTGTTCCATGTGCGCAATGCCTTTGCTGCCGGCGGCGTCGTCGAGGATCCCGCCACCGGCGCGGCCGCCGCCGCGTTCGCAGGCTATTTGCGCGACATCGGCTGGCCGCATGGCGGCGCCATCGACATCGTCCAGGGCGAAGACATGGGCGCGCGCTCGCTGATCCGCGCCGAGATCGGCGCGGCCAAAGGCAGTTCTATCCGCGTCTCGGGCGCGGCACGGTTCATGAAGGATTGATGCAAGAGCTCCCGGCGTTCGACGCCGTCAGCGGTGTTGCAGGCTCAGGATATACTCGGACAGTGCATCGGCCTGATCGGGCGCGATCACGAGGTTCGGCATGTCGTGGTGGCTGGTTCGCCAAAACACCTTGAGCGAGAGCGCGGTGGTACCGTTGCGGTCGGCGACCGCCTGGAAGCTCGGAGCCAGGTCGAAGAACCCGGACATGCCTGGGTCGACGGCGTGGCACGTCTGGCACCAGGCTTGCGCGAGGCGATGGCCCTCAGCGGCCCTGCGCAAGGAAGGCCCGGATGCGCCGGCTGCGGTGTGGACCACGCCAAGGAGAAACAGCACCGACAACGCAATCAGAACGGCAAGGCCGATGTAAATTCGAACGCTGCGCGACATCGCTTTGACCTCGCCTTCGCTTCGATGATTTGATCAGCGTAAGGCGGCCGGGGTGCAGGACGTTTGATCTGCCTCAACCGGCCGGCGCCGCGCAATCCGCACTGCGGGCGTCGCACCTGCTCATCTTGTCATCGTGCGCCTGTTTTGCCCGACGGGTCAACAATTATTCCGAATAACCGAAATATCGAAACCCCCGAGCGTTTCTACTGTGCATGGGGTTGTTTTCGCGAAAATTGACCCGCATCAAGACGGGCGCCGCGATTCCCATGCAAGAGCCCCCATGATCTCCTCGACACACTGCCCCGCCTGCCGCTCCGAACACGCCTATCAGGATCGCGATCTCTGGATCTGCCCGGAGTGCGGCCATGAATGGAGCGCGCTTCCCGGCGGCGCCGCGGATGCACCCGACGAGGCCGGCGTGCGCGATGCGCACGGCAATGTTCTGGCCGATGGCGACAGCGTCATCGTGATGAAGGACCTCAAGGTCAAGGGCTCGTCCTCGGTCGTCAAGGGCGGCACCAAGGTCCGCAACATCCGCCTCCAGGACGCCACCGACGGCCACAACATCGCCTGCAGGATCGACGGCATCGGCGCCATGAACCTGAAGTCGGAGTTCGTGAAGAAGGCGTGAGGCGGACGCCGCACGCCCCGCTGCCGTTCTCGGCTGTCGGATTTGATGCTATGCTCCGCCCGGCTGGCGAAGGAGCGCATCATGAAGATCTTTCAACGAACCCTGCTGACATTGGCGACATCGATGCTACTGCTCGGTGCGGTCACGGCGGTCCGCGCCGACGGCCTCTGCGGTCCCGGTTGCCACACCAGCACTTTCGGCGCGTGCGTCGTCGATGGCTGGGAAACCGGCGCGCGGGTCTGGAACGAATGTCCCGTTACGACGCGCCCACGCCCGCCCTGCGGCGGACCGGACTACGTCTGGAGCCGGCGCAAGCAGGCCTGCTTTCCAAGAGTGAAAGACTGGCTCTGACAAGCGGCGTCGCGCGAGCGGCGCTTGTGAGGCGCTTCACAAGCGCCTCGCCTTCCCTGTGGTAACTTGCCGCATACTTTACAATCATAGGGAGACCGTCATGCAATTTCGTCAGTTCGTCCTGGCCGCGTCGCTCGTCATCGCACCCATCGCATTCATCGGCAGCACACCGGCGCAGGCGTTTCAGACCTGCCGGTGTACCGACATCGTCTTCCCGAGCGGCGCCTGCTCCCGCTACGGCAACTGCAGCACGCTTGAAATGGTCGTCCCTGGCGGCTCGCCCAAACCGATCAGCAGCCTGAAGAGCTGTCCGGCGAAGAAGCAGCTCCTCGTCTGTGATCTCAACAGCTGCACCGTCACCTGCAGCCCGGCGAAGAGCGGTTCGTAGCGCGCGTGCTAGCGCTGCCGCTGCGCGAGGTAGAATCCGCACAGCACGATCACGAGCCCCGTGGACTGTAGCGCCGTCGGCGGCTCGCCGAGCAGCAGCCATCCGGTCAGCAGCGTCAGCGCCGGCACGCAGGCCGGGAACACGGCCGCGCGCGCGACGCCGAGGCGCTGCACCGAGACGGCAAAGAGGTAGAGCGCCGCAGGGCCCGCGAGCACGCCCTGCACCAGCGCCTGGATCGCATTCTCGGTGAGGCCGATCGCGGCGATGTGGGCGAGACCGATCGTCCCGATGTAGATCGGCAGCAGCAGCAGCGACAGCACGCTGATGACGAGCGCGGCCGAGACCGCCGAGACGCGCCAGTGCCGCAGCAGCGCGCCGAAGCTCGCGAACATCAGGCCCGTCAGCACGAAGATCAGGTCGCCCTGCACCCCGTCGACGCCGATATGGCCGATCGATTCCGCGCCGATCACGCCGAGGCCGCCGACGATGACGATCGCCCCCGTCAGCCGCGAGAGCGAGATCCGTTCTTTGAGGAACAGTGCGGCCAGCAACAGGCCGCCGAGGGTCGCGCAGGACGGCTGGATCACGCTGCCATGGCCGAGCGGCACGAACAGGAACCCGGTGTAGGAGATCAGCGACATCACGGGGCCGCCGAGCACCATCAGCGCAAGACCCCTGCTCCAGCCGATGCCGCAGAGATCCGAGAGCCCGGCACGCAGGACCAGCGGCAGGAAGGCGATGCCCGACCAGACGTAACGATGCACCAGAAGATCGACCGGCGTGAAGCCGACCTTCAGGCCATGCCGCGTGCCGGCAAAGCCGAGCGCCCAGAACAGCGCGGCCGACAGCCCGCAGACGACGCCAAGCAGCGCCGGCGTCCGATCGTTCGTCTGAGTGAGAGCGCCAGCGCCGCTCGTCCGCTGATCCATGGGGGCAAGCGGTACGTCAGACAATGCGACGGCTCAACCCACGCCGACGCAGAGCAGGCAGACCGCGAGGGCGAATTCGGCTGCGTTCAGAAGAAGCCGGGACTGAGATCGAGCCCATAGGTCAGGCTGAGCACGAACACGAACAACGCGGCGGCGGCGAACATCGCGAGATGTCGGATGATGAATTCACGCGGCGACGTGACGGCAACAACGGCTTTCTGTGCAACGGGCATGACGGCTCCAGTATGAAAACGATTCTTGGCCGCCAATATGCGGCGCCCGCATCAGGCGCCGCGATCTGCAAAACAAGTATTAAGGAGATCACACTCGTCTTGAACGCCCGTACACAAGTCGCGCTTGACCAGACATTTTTTCGCGGAGGGATTCTCGATCAGCGCACCGACACGCAACGTCGGACACAAAGGAGGTGCGATGACGAGCGGACAGCGCTTATTTCAACGCCGCCGCCAGTGATTGCAGCTTCGCGACCAGATTGGTGCCGAGCGCATAAATCACTTCGATGATCGCGAGCGCGATGCCCGCCGCAATCAAGCCGTATTCGATCGCGGTGGCGCCGGATTCGTCGGCCGCGAATTCATTCAAGAGGCATTTCAGCTTCACACGCATGTCCTTCCCAGGTCTACCGGACGTTGCCGGTACGGGAGGAATGCATCATCACAATCCAAGATTGCGTAAATCCGGATCGTTCAATTTGATAGGCAAATGCAGCCAAATTTGCCTCTCCCCTGCCCCCGATGACGTAGGGAACCTTGGGGAACTCGCGTTGCAATTGCGCAACACCGGCTTGAAAAGCCCGTTTTGGGAGATTTGCGCCATTGCGCTGCCACATCGTCCCCCGAACAATCAATCCGCCGCGTGCTTGGCTATGCAATCTGGTTCGTTCGCGAACTTTGGAGGCAGGGATCATGAATGATCGGCGGTCTCTTCTTGTGGCTGTGACGTGCCCCTCGGCCGTGATGGTCGGCTGGCTGGCGCTCTCCCTTTCCGCCTATGCCCCGGCCTTGATCGAGAACAGCGGCGCCAATTCAGCCGCCGTGGCCCGCGCCAAAGATCTCACCCGGCTCGAGCTTCCTGACTTCCCGCGTGCCG
This genomic interval from Bradyrhizobium guangzhouense contains the following:
- a CDS encoding c-type cytochrome, coding for MSRSVRIYIGLAVLIALSVLFLLGVVHTAAGASGPSLRRAAEGHRLAQAWCQTCHAVDPGMSGFFDLAPSFQAVADRNGTTALSLKVFWRTSHHDMPNLVIAPDQADALSEYILSLQHR
- a CDS encoding DMT family transporter, yielding MDQRTSGAGALTQTNDRTPALLGVVCGLSAALFWALGFAGTRHGLKVGFTPVDLLVHRYVWSGIAFLPLVLRAGLSDLCGIGWSRGLALMVLGGPVMSLISYTGFLFVPLGHGSVIQPSCATLGGLLLAALFLKERISLSRLTGAIVIVGGLGVIGAESIGHIGVDGVQGDLIFVLTGLMFASFGALLRHWRVSAVSAALVISVLSLLLLPIYIGTIGLAHIAAIGLTENAIQALVQGVLAGPAALYLFAVSVQRLGVARAAVFPACVPALTLLTGWLLLGEPPTALQSTGLVIVLCGFYLAQRQR
- a CDS encoding FkbM family methyltransferase, translating into MPIAGQKLAFVMASSNHGTMIVNRFDYRMVGPDRGYGVGYQILEAAAFDPGEVKIALELLALRRKHHGDGVIAIDCGANIGVHTVEWASAMTGWGSVIAIEAQERIYYALAGNIAINNCFNALAVHAALSSEPGTMQVPNPNYFTPSSFGSLELRPRPSNEFIGQPIDYTDNTVLVRKMTLDELNLPRVDFVKIDIEGMEMEALAGARETIRAHRPILLIEKIKTDLRQLEQWLDDHGYQLMTLGINILAVHQSDACLTEINAGPQTRAA
- a CDS encoding PhzF family phenazine biosynthesis protein, coding for MSVLRISAFSDGTRGGNPAGVWIGDALPDTADMQAIAAEVGFSETAFAAPEADAWRVRYFSPAMEVPFCGHATIALGAALAHRFGERTFKLHLNDAVISVSGQRDGSTIAAALQSPPTRSAPLDAGLRDELLNLFGYASSDLDPRLPPAKIHGGADHVLLGLQSREALARMAYDFDRGRALMAREGLITIALVSVETPRLFHVRNAFAAGGVVEDPATGAAAAAFAGYLRDIGWPHGGAIDIVQGEDMGARSLIRAEIGAAKGSSIRVSGAARFMKD
- a CDS encoding zinc ribbon domain-containing protein YjdM, encoding MISSTHCPACRSEHAYQDRDLWICPECGHEWSALPGGAADAPDEAGVRDAHGNVLADGDSVIVMKDLKVKGSSSVVKGGTKVRNIRLQDATDGHNIACRIDGIGAMNLKSEFVKKA
- a CDS encoding Flp family type IVb pilin, whose product is MKCLLNEFAADESGATAIEYGLIAAGIALAIIEVIYALGTNLVAKLQSLAAALK